One window of the Delphinus delphis chromosome 20, mDelDel1.2, whole genome shotgun sequence genome contains the following:
- the LOC132417205 gene encoding carcinoembryonic antigen-related cell adhesion molecule 7-like, giving the protein MKPPLAHAHRGCSPWNGLLLAVPLVIFWKLLSTVKPAIESVPVIAAEGTDVLLLVHSVTGDLLGYSWYRGERVENNQLIASHRIDVSTSTTGLAHSGRETIYPNGSLLFQNVTQQDTGYYTLFIIKNDLQTERLAAQLRVYPVLPTPVITSNNSNPVEQDTVVLTCGTETQNTSHTWWVNKQSLPNSTRLELSEDNRTLTLFHVTRNDTGPYMCEARNPVSVSRSDPFTLNVIFDSTGLSGGAIACIVIGVLAGIALIEPLVYFPYMR; this is encoded by the exons ATGAAGCCCCCCTTAGCCCATGCCCACAGAGGGTGCAGCCCCTGGAATGGGCTCCTGCTGGCAG TCCCACTCGTAATCTTCTGGAAGCTGCTCAGCACTGTGAAACCCGCTATTGAATCGGTGCCCGTCATTGCTGCAGAAGGCACGGATGTGCTTCTACTTGTCCACAGTGTGACAGGGGATCTTCTAGGCTACAGCTGGTACAGAGGAGAAAGGGTAGAGAACAACCAACTAATTGCATCACATAGAATAGACGTTAGTACAAGCACCACTGGGCTTGCACACAGCGGTCGAGAGACAATATACCCCAACGGATCCCTGCTGTTCCAGAATGTCACCCAGCAAGACACAGGATACTACACCCTGTTCATCATAAAGAATGATTTACAGACGGAAAGACTAGCTGCACAACTCCGCGTATACC CGGTGTTGCCCACCCCAGTCATCACCAGCAACAACTCCAACCCCGTGGAGCAGGACACTGTAGTGCTAACATGTGGGACGGAGACTCAGAACACCTCCCACACGTGGTGGGTCAACAAGCAGAGCCTCCCCAACAGCACCAGGCTGGAACTGTCTGAGGACAACAGGACTCTCACTTTATTCCATGTCACGAGGAATGACACAGGACCCTATATGTGTGAAGCTCGGAACCCAGTGAGTGTCAGCCGCAGTGACCCATTCACCCTGAACGTCATCT TTGATTCAACTGGCCTCTCAGGTGGTGCTATTGCCTGCATCGTGATTGGAGTCCTGGCTGGCATAGCTCTGATTGAACCTCTGGTGTATTTCCCGTATATGAGATAG